AACACGACACGTCGCGCGGCCATCCTCGCGACCAGCACGGCCCTGGCCCTCACCCTGGCCGCCTGCTCCTCGGCCGAGGGCGATAGCACCGCGGCCGGGGACGAAAAGGGCACCATCACGATCGGTGTCCACTCCGGCTGGGAGGAGGGCATCGCCGCGTCGCACCTGTGGAAGTACATCCTCGAGGAGCAGGGCTACACGGTGGAGATGGAGACGGCCGACGCCGGCGTCGTCTTCACTGGGCTCGCCCAGGGCGACTACGACGTCAACTTCGACACCTGGCTGCCCTCCACCCACGAGTCCTACATCACGAAGTACGGCGACGACCTGGAGGACCTCGGCGTCTGGCACACCGACGCCCCGCTGACCATCGCGGTCAACGAGGACGCGCCCATCGACACCCTGGCCGAGCTCGCCGAGAACGCCGACGCCTTCGGTAACCGCATCGTCGGGATCGAGGCCGGGGCGGGCCTCACCAAGATCACCCAGGAGTCGGTCATCCCGACCTACGGCCTGGAGGGCATGGAGTACCTCATCTCCTCCACCCCGGCCATGCTCGCCGAGCTCCAGGCCGCCACCGAGGCCGGCGAGAACATCGCCGTGACGCTGTGGCGCCCGCACTGGGCCTACGACGCCTACCCGATCAAGGACCTCGAGGACCCCGAGGGCGCGCTGGGCGAGCCCGACGGCATCCACACCTACGCGCACGCCGGCTTCGGTGAGGAGTTCCCGGAGGTCGCCGAGTGGATCGGGAACTTCGAGATGGACGCCGACACCCTCTCCGAGCTCGAGAACCTCATGTTCAACGAGATGGGCGGCGAAGACAACGACGGCGCCGTCGAGCAGTGGGTGGCCGACAACCCCGACTTCATCACGGGTATCACGGGCTGACGTTTCCCCGTTTCGCGGCCGGCTGAGGCTGCGAGCTGGCAAGGAGGGCTCCCCGGCGTCGTGCCGGTGAGCCCTCCTCGTCGATTTCTGAGCTGGTCGATTGCCGGGCTGGTCGATTGCCGGGCTGGTCGATTGCCGGGCTGGTCGATTGCCGAGCCCGCGTGCTGTGTCCACAGTTCCGGGCGCAGACGATGCACCACCTGCCGCGCATAGGCAAGCCTTCTCGCCATGGCTCCGCGGGCCGATCAGACGGCGATCCGGCAACTTGCCGACAAGCAGGACGACGTGGTCAGTCGCGCGCAGATCCGTCGGCTCGGCGCGACCGACGACTGGATCGCTCATCAGCTCTCGACCGAGCGATGGCAGCTCCTCTTCCCCGGCGTCTACCTGACCAGCTCCGGCCGCCCACGTTGGCAGAGCCGGGCGCAGGCGGCACTCCTCTACGCCGGGCGCGGCGCCGTGCTCAGTCATACGAGCGCGGCCTTCCGGCACGGGCTCGTCGACCGCCCCGGCGACGTCGTCCATGTGAGCGTGCCGCATGGCCGGAGAGTGAAGCGCCAGCCCGGCTTCAAGCCGCACTACCGCCGGCAGATTCCTCCTGCCTGGGGCCGCCTTCGTGCCATCGGGCCCATAGACACGGTGCTCGACGTCGCCGACCTGCCGGGGACAAGTGCTGACGATGTGGTCGGCCTCGTCTGCCGCGCCGTCCAGCGCAACGTCGACAGCGAGCAGATCCTCAAGGCTGTCACCCGGCGCACCGGACAGCGTCACCGCAGCCTCCTGCTCGACCTGCTGGCCGTGGTCGACGAGGGGATCGAGTCGGCGCTCGAGTACCGCTATCACCGGGTGGAGCGCGCTCATGGCCTCCCTCGGTCGCAGCTTCAGAGCAGGGAGGTGCTGGACGGGCACTGGCTGCGTGCAGACTGCCGCTACGTGAAGTACGGCGTTCGCGTCGAGCTCGATGGCCAGCTCGCGCACCCCTTCGGGCGCACGGACCGCGACGTCTGGCGGGACAACGCCGCCCTCATCCTCGCGAGCGAGCTGACCCTGCGGTACCGGTGGCGCCACGTGGTCATCACGCCGTGCCACGTGGCCCGGCAGGT
This window of the Georgenia yuyongxinii genome carries:
- a CDS encoding glycine betaine ABC transporter substrate-binding protein — translated: MQNTTRRAAILATSTALALTLAACSSAEGDSTAAGDEKGTITIGVHSGWEEGIAASHLWKYILEEQGYTVEMETADAGVVFTGLAQGDYDVNFDTWLPSTHESYITKYGDDLEDLGVWHTDAPLTIAVNEDAPIDTLAELAENADAFGNRIVGIEAGAGLTKITQESVIPTYGLEGMEYLISSTPAMLAELQAATEAGENIAVTLWRPHWAYDAYPIKDLEDPEGALGEPDGIHTYAHAGFGEEFPEVAEWIGNFEMDADTLSELENLMFNEMGGEDNDGAVEQWVADNPDFITGITG